One segment of Labrus mixtus chromosome 10, fLabMix1.1, whole genome shotgun sequence DNA contains the following:
- the brd8b gene encoding bromodomain-containing protein 8 isoform X3 gives MASGIGKHKILNVGPTEPWSVREKLCLASSVMRSGDQNWVSVSRAIKPFSEPGRPPDWFSQKHCASQYSELLEATEAPKRKRGEKGEVVETIEDVIVRRLTAERIEELKKLLRDTQEQYRKLKKEVDLIQTGHMDSQLKELWTEITIKKKQDEEEAEQKRKATETAYQVRQAMKNTPKRQPSVTVRSPLGASPPTVDSQGDASVQTPPMDTGAVTSEDTTTTTTTHSVAQGVGVFLPVMDAPGPGPKDGGLAALVDDTPQKRLIAQKATPPPSPLLSELLKKGNLISASPRLVGEGDCTGSLTNGVQTATATTALPASHEVITVGEAEVKVELGEETGLVEEDLVAVSYMGDELDLETVGDIIAIIEEKVDDSVEALDAAAVEAALSLCEEAVSEGHTLPGPWETQELKSSDPAPPVPDSDPTQEPQNVTPVSALIPSGIETPNQPETKREEQLQGNCQGHEVTGSDVTSSVNCNDRASGNEVLEEGLAGREVTEATVKSEGEEWSQPEPNPPCLDSEDSSVSGKESKEVKEEDVGSEGDPDEGMELKEECGEGDGPYLSEVERAASESEDGYGPPSQRYTADSLASSPASSSQLSTCGEDQEAVQAQKIWKKAIMLVWRAAANHRYASVFLQPVSDDIAPGYHSIVHRPMDLSAIKKNIESGVIRTTAEFQRDIMLMFQNAVMYNSSDHDVYHMALEMQRDVLEHVQQFLATQLIMQTSESAISAKSLRGREGNRKPGEPAEKDGGTRGRRSAMEADLKMKK, from the exons ATGGCGAGCGGAATCGGCA aaCACAAGATACTGAATGTGGGGCCAACAGAGCCCTGGTCCGTCAGGGAGAAGCTGTGCCTGGCCTCCTCTGTTATGAGGAGTGGTGAccaaaactg GGTTTCTGTAAGTAGAGCCATCAAGCCTTTCTCAGAGCCTGGCCGTCCACCAGACTGGTTCTCACAGAAG cACTGTGCGTCACAATACTCGGAGCTACTGGAGGCCACAGAAGCACCTAA GCGTAAGCGTGGGGAGAAAGGGGAGGTGGTCGAAACCATCGAAGACGTCATTGTTAGAAGGCTAACCGCTGAGAGGATAGAGGAACTAAAGAAACTactgagagacacacaggagCAGTACAG GAAGTTGAAGAAGGAGGTGGATCTGATACAAACCGGTCACATGGACTCCCAGCTGAAGGAGCTGTGGACAGAGATCACAAT aaagaagaagcaggatgaggaggaagcagAACAGAAGAGGAAAGCCACAGAAACAGCGTACCAAG TTCGACAGGCTATGAAAAACACCCCTAAGCGGCAGCCCAGTGTTACTGTACGTTCTCCCCTGGGTGCGAGTCCACCCACCGTGGACTCTCAGGGGGACGCTTCAGTCCAAACACCGCCCATGGATACTGGAGCTGTGACCTCTGAggacaccaccaccaccaccacaacccaCTCAGTG GCCCAGGGGGTAGGAGTGTTTCTTCCAGTGATGGATGCTCCAGGCCCGGGGCCAAAAGACGGAGGCCTGGCTGCTCTAGTAGACGATACACCGCAAAAAAGACTCATAGCCCAGAAGGCCACACCGCCACCATCACCTCTCCTGTCAGAACTGCTGAAAAAAGGCAACCTCATCTCCGCCAGCCCCCGTCTG GTTGGGGAGGGAGACTGCACAGGGAGCCTTACTAATGGAGTGCAGACGGCCACCGCCACCACTGCTTTACCAGCCAGTCATGAAGTCATCACAG tggGTGAAGCTGAAGTGAAAGTAGAGCTGGGAGAGGAGACGGGATTAGTGGAAGAGGACCTTGTAGCTGTGTCCTACATGGGAGATGAATTGGACCTGGAGACAGTGGGAGACATTATTGCCATCATTGAGGAGAAG GTCGATGACTCTGTGGAGGCTTTGGATGCAGCAGCAGTGGaagccgctctctctctctgtgaagagGCCGTCTCAGAGGGACACACCCTTCCTGGCCCGTGGGAGACCCAGGAGCTGAAGTCTTCAGACCCAGCACCCCCAGTTCCAGACTCTGATCCCACACAGGAGCCTCAGAATGTGACCCCAGTGTCCGCCTTAATCCCTTCAGGCATAGAGACCCCGAATCAACcagaaactaaaagagaagaGCAGCTTCAGGGAAACTGCCAAGGACATGaagtgacaggaagtgatgtcacttcTTCTGTCAACTGTAATGACAGAGCTTCAGGGAACGAGGTTTTGGAGGAGGGGTTGGCAGGTAGGGAAGTCACTGAAGCAACAGTGAAGAGTGAAGGAGAGGAATGGAGTCAGCCGGAGCCCAACCCTCCTTGTCTTG ACTCTGAGGACAGCTCAGTGTCTGGGAAAGAGTCCAAG gaggtgaaggaggaagaCGTGGGCAGCGAAGGTGACCCAGATGAAGGAATGGAGCTGAAGGAGGAATGTGGGGAGGGGGATGGTCCCTATCTGTCTGAGGTGGAGCGGGCAGCTAGCGAGAGTGAAGACGGATATGGACCTCCCTCCCAACGCTACACAGCAGATTCACTGGCCAGCAGCCCGgcctcttcctctcagct ATCTACTTGCGGCGAGGACCAAGAGGCTGTCCAGGCTCAGAAGATCTGGAAGAAAGCCATTATGCTGGTGTGGAGAGCTGCAGCCAACCACAG GTATGCGAGTGTCTTCCTGCAGCCTGTGTCAGATGACATTGCACCTGGTTACCATAGCATCGTACACAG ACCTATGGACCTGTCGGCCATTAAGAAGAACATCGAGTCTGGTGTGATCCGCACAACGGCTGAGTTCCAGCGTGACATCATGCTGATGTTTCAGAACGCTGTCATGTACAACTCTTCAGACCACGATGTGTACCATATGGCGCTGGAGATGCAACGTGACGTCCTGGAGCATGTCCAGCAGTTCCTCGCCACCCAGCTCATCATGCAGACTTCGGAGAGCGCCATCTCCGCCAAGAGCCTCCGCGGGCGGGAGGGGAATCGTAAGCCAGGAGAGCCGGCTGAGAAG
- the brd8b gene encoding bromodomain-containing protein 8 isoform X2: protein MASGIGKHKILNVGPTEPWSVREKLCLASSVMRSGDQNWVSVSRAIKPFSEPGRPPDWFSQKHCASQYSELLEATEAPKRKRGEKGEVVETIEDVIVRRLTAERIEELKKLLRDTQEQYRKLKKEVDLIQTGHMDSQLKELWTEITIKKKQDEEEAEQKRKATETAYQVRQAMKNTPKRQPSVTVRSPLGASPPTVDSQGDASVQTPPMDTGAVTSEDTTTTTTTHSVGVGVFLPVMDAPGPGPKDGGLAALVDDTPQKRLIAQKATPPPSPLLSELLKKGNLISASPRLVGEGDCTGSLTNGVQTATATTALPASHEVITVGEAEVKVELGEETGLVEEDLVAVSYMGDELDLETVGDIIAIIEEKVDDSVEALDAAAVEAALSLCEEAVSEGHTLPGPWETQELKSSDPAPPVPDSDPTQEPQNVTPVSALIPSGIETPNQPETKREEQLQGNCQGHEVTGSDVTSSVNCNDRASGNEVLEEGLAGREVTEATVKSEGEEWSQPEPNPPCLDSEDSSVSGKESKEVKEEDVGSEGDPDEGMELKEECGEGDGPYLSEVERAASESEDGYGPPSQRYTADSLASSPASSSQLSTCGEDQEAVQAQKIWKKAIMLVWRAAANHRYASVFLQPVSDDIAPGYHSIVHRPMDLSAIKKNIESGVIRTTAEFQRDIMLMFQNAVMYNSSDHDVYHMALEMQRDVLEHVQQFLATQLIMQTSESAISAKSLRGREGNRKPGEPAEKDSVPMASPAFLLSLFDGGTRGRRSAMEADLKMKK, encoded by the exons ATGGCGAGCGGAATCGGCA aaCACAAGATACTGAATGTGGGGCCAACAGAGCCCTGGTCCGTCAGGGAGAAGCTGTGCCTGGCCTCCTCTGTTATGAGGAGTGGTGAccaaaactg GGTTTCTGTAAGTAGAGCCATCAAGCCTTTCTCAGAGCCTGGCCGTCCACCAGACTGGTTCTCACAGAAG cACTGTGCGTCACAATACTCGGAGCTACTGGAGGCCACAGAAGCACCTAA GCGTAAGCGTGGGGAGAAAGGGGAGGTGGTCGAAACCATCGAAGACGTCATTGTTAGAAGGCTAACCGCTGAGAGGATAGAGGAACTAAAGAAACTactgagagacacacaggagCAGTACAG GAAGTTGAAGAAGGAGGTGGATCTGATACAAACCGGTCACATGGACTCCCAGCTGAAGGAGCTGTGGACAGAGATCACAAT aaagaagaagcaggatgaggaggaagcagAACAGAAGAGGAAAGCCACAGAAACAGCGTACCAAG TTCGACAGGCTATGAAAAACACCCCTAAGCGGCAGCCCAGTGTTACTGTACGTTCTCCCCTGGGTGCGAGTCCACCCACCGTGGACTCTCAGGGGGACGCTTCAGTCCAAACACCGCCCATGGATACTGGAGCTGTGACCTCTGAggacaccaccaccaccaccacaacccaCTCAGTG GGGGTAGGAGTGTTTCTTCCAGTGATGGATGCTCCAGGCCCGGGGCCAAAAGACGGAGGCCTGGCTGCTCTAGTAGACGATACACCGCAAAAAAGACTCATAGCCCAGAAGGCCACACCGCCACCATCACCTCTCCTGTCAGAACTGCTGAAAAAAGGCAACCTCATCTCCGCCAGCCCCCGTCTG GTTGGGGAGGGAGACTGCACAGGGAGCCTTACTAATGGAGTGCAGACGGCCACCGCCACCACTGCTTTACCAGCCAGTCATGAAGTCATCACAG tggGTGAAGCTGAAGTGAAAGTAGAGCTGGGAGAGGAGACGGGATTAGTGGAAGAGGACCTTGTAGCTGTGTCCTACATGGGAGATGAATTGGACCTGGAGACAGTGGGAGACATTATTGCCATCATTGAGGAGAAG GTCGATGACTCTGTGGAGGCTTTGGATGCAGCAGCAGTGGaagccgctctctctctctgtgaagagGCCGTCTCAGAGGGACACACCCTTCCTGGCCCGTGGGAGACCCAGGAGCTGAAGTCTTCAGACCCAGCACCCCCAGTTCCAGACTCTGATCCCACACAGGAGCCTCAGAATGTGACCCCAGTGTCCGCCTTAATCCCTTCAGGCATAGAGACCCCGAATCAACcagaaactaaaagagaagaGCAGCTTCAGGGAAACTGCCAAGGACATGaagtgacaggaagtgatgtcacttcTTCTGTCAACTGTAATGACAGAGCTTCAGGGAACGAGGTTTTGGAGGAGGGGTTGGCAGGTAGGGAAGTCACTGAAGCAACAGTGAAGAGTGAAGGAGAGGAATGGAGTCAGCCGGAGCCCAACCCTCCTTGTCTTG ACTCTGAGGACAGCTCAGTGTCTGGGAAAGAGTCCAAG gaggtgaaggaggaagaCGTGGGCAGCGAAGGTGACCCAGATGAAGGAATGGAGCTGAAGGAGGAATGTGGGGAGGGGGATGGTCCCTATCTGTCTGAGGTGGAGCGGGCAGCTAGCGAGAGTGAAGACGGATATGGACCTCCCTCCCAACGCTACACAGCAGATTCACTGGCCAGCAGCCCGgcctcttcctctcagct ATCTACTTGCGGCGAGGACCAAGAGGCTGTCCAGGCTCAGAAGATCTGGAAGAAAGCCATTATGCTGGTGTGGAGAGCTGCAGCCAACCACAG GTATGCGAGTGTCTTCCTGCAGCCTGTGTCAGATGACATTGCACCTGGTTACCATAGCATCGTACACAG ACCTATGGACCTGTCGGCCATTAAGAAGAACATCGAGTCTGGTGTGATCCGCACAACGGCTGAGTTCCAGCGTGACATCATGCTGATGTTTCAGAACGCTGTCATGTACAACTCTTCAGACCACGATGTGTACCATATGGCGCTGGAGATGCAACGTGACGTCCTGGAGCATGTCCAGCAGTTCCTCGCCACCCAGCTCATCATGCAGACTTCGGAGAGCGCCATCTCCGCCAAGAGCCTCCGCGGGCGGGAGGGGAATCGTAAGCCAGGAGAGCCGGCTGAGAAG GACAGTGTCCCAATGGCCTCTCCtgctttccttctctctctcttt
- the brd8b gene encoding bromodomain-containing protein 8 isoform X1, with translation MASGIGKHKILNVGPTEPWSVREKLCLASSVMRSGDQNWVSVSRAIKPFSEPGRPPDWFSQKHCASQYSELLEATEAPKRKRGEKGEVVETIEDVIVRRLTAERIEELKKLLRDTQEQYRKLKKEVDLIQTGHMDSQLKELWTEITIKKKQDEEEAEQKRKATETAYQVRQAMKNTPKRQPSVTVRSPLGASPPTVDSQGDASVQTPPMDTGAVTSEDTTTTTTTHSVAQGVGVFLPVMDAPGPGPKDGGLAALVDDTPQKRLIAQKATPPPSPLLSELLKKGNLISASPRLVGEGDCTGSLTNGVQTATATTALPASHEVITVGEAEVKVELGEETGLVEEDLVAVSYMGDELDLETVGDIIAIIEEKVDDSVEALDAAAVEAALSLCEEAVSEGHTLPGPWETQELKSSDPAPPVPDSDPTQEPQNVTPVSALIPSGIETPNQPETKREEQLQGNCQGHEVTGSDVTSSVNCNDRASGNEVLEEGLAGREVTEATVKSEGEEWSQPEPNPPCLDSEDSSVSGKESKEVKEEDVGSEGDPDEGMELKEECGEGDGPYLSEVERAASESEDGYGPPSQRYTADSLASSPASSSQLSTCGEDQEAVQAQKIWKKAIMLVWRAAANHRYASVFLQPVSDDIAPGYHSIVHRPMDLSAIKKNIESGVIRTTAEFQRDIMLMFQNAVMYNSSDHDVYHMALEMQRDVLEHVQQFLATQLIMQTSESAISAKSLRGREGNRKPGEPAEKDSVPMASPAFLLSLFDGGTRGRRSAMEADLKMKK, from the exons ATGGCGAGCGGAATCGGCA aaCACAAGATACTGAATGTGGGGCCAACAGAGCCCTGGTCCGTCAGGGAGAAGCTGTGCCTGGCCTCCTCTGTTATGAGGAGTGGTGAccaaaactg GGTTTCTGTAAGTAGAGCCATCAAGCCTTTCTCAGAGCCTGGCCGTCCACCAGACTGGTTCTCACAGAAG cACTGTGCGTCACAATACTCGGAGCTACTGGAGGCCACAGAAGCACCTAA GCGTAAGCGTGGGGAGAAAGGGGAGGTGGTCGAAACCATCGAAGACGTCATTGTTAGAAGGCTAACCGCTGAGAGGATAGAGGAACTAAAGAAACTactgagagacacacaggagCAGTACAG GAAGTTGAAGAAGGAGGTGGATCTGATACAAACCGGTCACATGGACTCCCAGCTGAAGGAGCTGTGGACAGAGATCACAAT aaagaagaagcaggatgaggaggaagcagAACAGAAGAGGAAAGCCACAGAAACAGCGTACCAAG TTCGACAGGCTATGAAAAACACCCCTAAGCGGCAGCCCAGTGTTACTGTACGTTCTCCCCTGGGTGCGAGTCCACCCACCGTGGACTCTCAGGGGGACGCTTCAGTCCAAACACCGCCCATGGATACTGGAGCTGTGACCTCTGAggacaccaccaccaccaccacaacccaCTCAGTG GCCCAGGGGGTAGGAGTGTTTCTTCCAGTGATGGATGCTCCAGGCCCGGGGCCAAAAGACGGAGGCCTGGCTGCTCTAGTAGACGATACACCGCAAAAAAGACTCATAGCCCAGAAGGCCACACCGCCACCATCACCTCTCCTGTCAGAACTGCTGAAAAAAGGCAACCTCATCTCCGCCAGCCCCCGTCTG GTTGGGGAGGGAGACTGCACAGGGAGCCTTACTAATGGAGTGCAGACGGCCACCGCCACCACTGCTTTACCAGCCAGTCATGAAGTCATCACAG tggGTGAAGCTGAAGTGAAAGTAGAGCTGGGAGAGGAGACGGGATTAGTGGAAGAGGACCTTGTAGCTGTGTCCTACATGGGAGATGAATTGGACCTGGAGACAGTGGGAGACATTATTGCCATCATTGAGGAGAAG GTCGATGACTCTGTGGAGGCTTTGGATGCAGCAGCAGTGGaagccgctctctctctctgtgaagagGCCGTCTCAGAGGGACACACCCTTCCTGGCCCGTGGGAGACCCAGGAGCTGAAGTCTTCAGACCCAGCACCCCCAGTTCCAGACTCTGATCCCACACAGGAGCCTCAGAATGTGACCCCAGTGTCCGCCTTAATCCCTTCAGGCATAGAGACCCCGAATCAACcagaaactaaaagagaagaGCAGCTTCAGGGAAACTGCCAAGGACATGaagtgacaggaagtgatgtcacttcTTCTGTCAACTGTAATGACAGAGCTTCAGGGAACGAGGTTTTGGAGGAGGGGTTGGCAGGTAGGGAAGTCACTGAAGCAACAGTGAAGAGTGAAGGAGAGGAATGGAGTCAGCCGGAGCCCAACCCTCCTTGTCTTG ACTCTGAGGACAGCTCAGTGTCTGGGAAAGAGTCCAAG gaggtgaaggaggaagaCGTGGGCAGCGAAGGTGACCCAGATGAAGGAATGGAGCTGAAGGAGGAATGTGGGGAGGGGGATGGTCCCTATCTGTCTGAGGTGGAGCGGGCAGCTAGCGAGAGTGAAGACGGATATGGACCTCCCTCCCAACGCTACACAGCAGATTCACTGGCCAGCAGCCCGgcctcttcctctcagct ATCTACTTGCGGCGAGGACCAAGAGGCTGTCCAGGCTCAGAAGATCTGGAAGAAAGCCATTATGCTGGTGTGGAGAGCTGCAGCCAACCACAG GTATGCGAGTGTCTTCCTGCAGCCTGTGTCAGATGACATTGCACCTGGTTACCATAGCATCGTACACAG ACCTATGGACCTGTCGGCCATTAAGAAGAACATCGAGTCTGGTGTGATCCGCACAACGGCTGAGTTCCAGCGTGACATCATGCTGATGTTTCAGAACGCTGTCATGTACAACTCTTCAGACCACGATGTGTACCATATGGCGCTGGAGATGCAACGTGACGTCCTGGAGCATGTCCAGCAGTTCCTCGCCACCCAGCTCATCATGCAGACTTCGGAGAGCGCCATCTCCGCCAAGAGCCTCCGCGGGCGGGAGGGGAATCGTAAGCCAGGAGAGCCGGCTGAGAAG GACAGTGTCCCAATGGCCTCTCCtgctttccttctctctctcttt